ttctcttgatTTGAGTTTATAGTGTTCACCTATTTATACCGATATCATGGGGATGTTGATTGAAATGAGACTTTAAACAATAGAAGGCGAACTTTTTTTAGATCTTGCATCAATAGCAAAAGAAGGAGAATTTGTTATTTCGCCTTGTAACTAAGACAATTTCAATTATGTTAGAATTGTATTTGCAattgtacaatttaaaaaatttgggaTGTTGGGAGTTTATTTCTTCAACAAAAGCCCCAAAACACAGGTCCTAATTAACTATTTCAGATTTGTGGGTTTTTCAAACCCTTAATAATGCAAACCACTTTACAAatgaatattacaaaaataataatattacaaccgaatattaaaataaaccaGAAAAACAGTACAAAGAGTCGAGATCCGGACAGGCAAGACACGGCCCCAAAGGCTGACAAACAATCTCACGGTTGCTCcaatattttcatcaagaaatcGCTTCGATTGTTCACAAAGAGAAAGGGAGAGGTGCCGCTGTCAAGAatgagaagagagagagtgttGCTGAAAGTGAAGGGTAGGTTTTAGGGGTTTTAATGGGACCGAGTTTGGTACGGTTAGTGGATtgggtcgggtcgggtcggtGGGCTGGGTTTTCTTAGTGGATCTAGCagatttggtaaattaaatggGAGCTATCCAAATGAGGAGGTAGGTCTTAGGATTACCTAAATGGTTATCGGCCAACTCAATTTTAACATGTGATAAGGGAAATCacataattaccaaaatacccctatattttttaccctcttttatatgtatatgatgaGAGCGCGTGTGGGGCCCCGTGTACAGGTGCAGCAGTGGCGACAATAGGCTTTTACAGGAGGTGACGTGGCTCGCCCTCATTGGTGCCACGTGTCGTATAAGTAGAGGGTATCGTACAAGTATAAATAGtctcatttataattattcagaTACGTTTTTACCACTTCTTTTTACCGCCATATTTTTGATCTTACTCGATCTCGTTATTATATTTTCGACCCCaccttttctaacttaagcatcggagggccatcGCCGAGGGATTCTCGGCTAGTCTTACGTTTGCTGTGTTATCAGGATCCACAACAGGTAGCTCGAAAGAGGGAATCAACGACCTCAACCCAGCGATCCAACCTAGCGGTCCGACCCGATAATCCTGATTTCGCGCGACCTACATcatttggcgccgtctgtgggaatcTGAGAACGAGCTGAAAATGGAAGGGTCATCACGACGGGATCAACAGGTAGAGGAAACCCGAAGGAAATGAGAGGAGGGGATGGTACAAATGACTAGGGAAGAGCTGCAGCGTATGATCGAGGAGGTGAGCATGAAAGCCATTGTGGAATATGAGCGCAGAACAGTAACCCCAGCTAGGGAAGGGGTTAAGAGGCAGTTGTTTCAAGAAATAGAAGCGGAATAGAGGAGAGAGGCCTCAAGGGCGCTTGAAAAAGGCCCCGAGAGAACCCTATCAAATGAGGTAACCAGCAAAAGAACGATGGCTAGCAGGAGAACGACCGCTAGACAGCTAGGCATATCGCGAGCGGAGGTGGATAGCGTTGGGAAGCAGATTGAGCTGCTAGGAAAGCAAATCGAATAGTTGAAGAAAAGGGGAGAGATCGTATCGCAGAATAGAAGCTCACCCTTCACAAATCGGATTCTGTTGGAGGCGGTAGATAGTAGTTTTCGGTTCCCAAATCTACCCAAGTATGATGGGAGCAAGGATCCTATGGAACATGTTGCTGCATTCGATCTGGTCATGAATCTCTATGGCCAGACCGACCCGATCAAAGCGAAACTGTTTGTCACTACCCTGAAGGGCAAGGCTCATGAATGGTTCACGAGTCTAGATAGTGGAACAATTGATTCTTACGAACagttaattcataaattttctttccattttgccAGCAAAAGAAAGCGAAAAGGTCAGCCACCCACCTGTTCACGATTAGATAGAGGGAGGACGAAACATTAAAGGCTTTCATGGGACGATTCAATAACGAGGTACTGGAGGTCCAGGATTTAAGGATCCACATGATGGTGAGCATCCTAATACATGGTTTGCAGAAAGGCCCCTTCGCGTCAGCATTGGCCCAAGACCCACTAACGGGAACAGAGCAGTTAATTGAAATGGCTCAAAAATACATTGATGAGGAAGAGATGAATGCTATGAAGGACAACGACTGGACAAGGGATCCAGGACGATCGAGAGGAGAACGATAGCGAGAGGGCAAGCAACGATCTGAGAAGGATCGCGAACGGAGGGGGCCGTATTTGCCTCGGTATCACAAGTACACTCCGTTGACAACTATTAGAGAAAGAGTGATGGCGATGGTCGAAAAGGAGGGCTTCCTGCAATGGCCGGGTAAGATGCGTGATACCCCGACTAAGAAAAACACACATGAATATTGCAGGTTCCATAAAGACAAAGGGCATAACACGGAGGATTGCTACCAATTGAGAGACGAGATCGAAAGGCTGGTGAGGCAAGGTTATTTTAAACATCTGATTGACAGGAGAGCTGAAGCGGGTGATTGCAGCAAGTCGCGAAGCCATGAGCGACACCAGAAAGACGAGGCAGGAAAGAGTACAGCTCGAGATAATCCACCCACGAAGGGCATTATCCATACTATATCAGGTGGACTGACGAATAGAGACTCAATGAGGTCGAGGAAAAAATATACCAAGGAGAGCAGGTCCAGATACGGACAACAAGTGATGCATgtagaaaaacaagaaaatatagtCTTTGGAGATGAAGATATGAGTTCGGGTGCGCCTGACCAGAACGATCCTATGGTCATAAAAATGGACATCGCCAACTACCAGATACACAAAGTGTTGATAGATAATGGTAGTtctattgatattattttcagTGATGTTCTCAGGAAAATGGACTTGAAAAATGTGAGATTGAAGCCAGTTCGGACACCTTTGGTCGGGTTTCGGGGCAGTGAGGTCGTTCCTGAAGGTGTGATAGAGCTGCCAGTTTTCTTGGGGGAAGAACCCAAAAGAAAGACCTGCATGGTCCAATTTTTGGTGGTTGACAGTCCGTTCACATATAATGTGGTACTAGGGCGACCCGGATTAAATAAGTTCAGAGCAGTGGTATCTACGTACCACCTAAAGATGAAGTTCCCCAGGCCGCAGGGAGTAGGGGAAGTGACATGCGACCAACGAACGACGAGGCAATGTTATAATTTGGCTGTTAAGCAGGGAGAAacaatgaaaaaggaaaagagaaaagaggaGATGGACCAAGTGAAGAGGCAAAACGGGGAAAGATGGAAAGAATCGAGCCGTTGGAGGAATATAAGGAGGTCGAGTTAATTTCAGGAAATTTCCAGAAAACGACCTGTATTGGATCGCAGATGATGAAGGAGATGGAGACAATGATGATTGATTTTTTGCGGAGCAATAACGACCTCTTTGCGTGGAGCCCCTCTGATTTTCAAGGCATAAACCCCAAGGTAATTGTACATCGACTTAATATTGATTCGCAGGTCAAACcggtgaaacaaaaaaaagaagagtatTCGGGGTCAAAAGGAACAGGATCATCGAATACACGTTGGGTTCGTTAGAGAAATCCAATACACGACCTGGTTGTCAAATGTGGTTATCGTTCCAAAAGCAGCTGGGAAATGGAGAATGTGTACAGACTACACTGATCTTAACAAAGCATGCCCAAAAGATCCGTACCCGCTTTCGAGGATCGATTTGCTGGTGGACACAACGGCGGGGTATGCACTGTTTAGCATAATGGACGCTTATCAGGGCtaccatcaaatttttatggcTAAGGAAGATGCAGAAAAAACTGCGTTCGTGACCGAGAATGGGGTCTATTGCTACAATGTAATGCCATTCGGATTGAAGAACGTAGGCGCGACCTACCAGAGATTGGTCAATCGAATGTTTAAAGATCACATCGGAAGTAAGATGGAagtgtatgttgatgatatgctgGTCAAAAGCAAGCAAGAATGTGATCATTTGACAAATTTGCGAACAACTTTTGACATTATGCGATCTTACGGCATGAAGTTGAATCCATCTAAATGCACCTTTGAGGTGCGAGGGGGTAAGTTTTTGGGTTACATGGTTAGCGAACGAGGCATAGAGGCAAAtcctgaaaaaataaaagcgaTCATGCAGTTGGGGTCGCCAAAATCGATAAAGGAGGTGCAACAGTTAACGGGGAAGGTCGCCTCGCTAAATCGTTTCATAGCT
This region of Sesamum indicum cultivar Zhongzhi No. 13 linkage group LG4, S_indicum_v1.0, whole genome shotgun sequence genomic DNA includes:
- the LOC105160757 gene encoding uncharacterized protein LOC105160757; the protein is MAMVEKEGFLQWPGKMRDTPTKKNTHEYCRFHKDKGHNTEDCYQLRDEIERLVRQGYFKHLIDRRAEAGDCSKSRSHERHQKDEAGKSTARDNPPTKGIIHTISGGLTNRDSMRSRKKYTKESRSRYGQQVMHVEKQENIVFGDEDMSSGAPDQNDPMVIKMDIANYQIHKVLIDNGSSIDIIFSDVLRKMDLKNVRLKPVRTPLVGFRGSEVVPEGVIELPVFLGEEPKRKTCMVQFLVVDSPFTYNVVLGRPGLNKFRAVVSTYHLKMKFPRPQGVGEVTCDQRTTRQCYNLAVKQGETMKKEKRKEEMDQVKRQNGERWKESSRWRNIRRSS